In Shewanella sp. VB17, a single genomic region encodes these proteins:
- a CDS encoding glycosyltransferase family 2 protein yields the protein MTQSKSIHSNDGQICLSILIPVYNEAEVLQPLFSRLSQVLANIPESSEIVFIDDGSSDNTWELLQQLPASYSEHQCIRLSRNFGKEAAMTAGLEQARGLAVILLDADLQDPPELIPQMIEAWRAGFDVVNMKRRKRLGESWFKRLSAAVFYRIINRMSESPVPENVGDFRLISRQVVDSITALPERNRFMKGILSWPGFSQTEILFDRDPRYLGSTKWNYSKLVGLAMDGITSFSIKPLRLATWAGVLTALSAFSYGAWVFLKTVLWGETVAGYPSLMIVQVALAGVQLLALGLIGEYLGRVFMEVKRRPVYLISEVEQQLSCHKDRSPQNVSYLESMR from the coding sequence ATGACACAGTCAAAGTCAATACATAGTAATGATGGCCAGATTTGTCTTTCAATTCTTATTCCTGTTTACAATGAAGCTGAAGTACTTCAGCCGCTATTTTCTCGCTTAAGCCAAGTGTTAGCAAATATTCCAGAGTCTTCTGAAATTGTATTTATTGATGATGGTAGTAGCGATAATACTTGGGAGTTATTACAGCAGTTACCTGCCTCATACAGTGAGCACCAATGTATTCGTTTGAGCCGGAATTTTGGTAAAGAGGCCGCCATGACTGCTGGTTTAGAGCAGGCAAGAGGGCTTGCCGTTATCTTACTTGATGCCGATCTACAAGATCCACCAGAGTTGATCCCGCAGATGATAGAGGCATGGAGAGCAGGTTTTGATGTGGTCAATATGAAACGCAGAAAACGCTTGGGGGAGTCCTGGTTTAAGCGTCTCTCTGCTGCTGTTTTTTATCGAATCATTAATAGAATGTCGGAATCTCCTGTACCTGAGAATGTGGGAGATTTTAGATTGATCAGTCGACAAGTCGTAGACAGCATTACGGCTTTACCTGAAAGAAACCGCTTCATGAAAGGGATCTTGAGTTGGCCGGGGTTTTCTCAGACCGAAATATTGTTTGATCGTGATCCTCGTTATTTGGGGAGCACTAAATGGAATTACAGCAAGCTTGTTGGGCTTGCTATGGATGGTATAACCTCTTTCAGTATCAAGCCGCTGAGGTTAGCCACTTGGGCTGGAGTGTTGACTGCACTGTCTGCATTTTCCTATGGTGCTTGGGTTTTTTTGAAGACAGTTTTGTGGGGGGAGACTGTTGCTGGTTACCCTTCATTAATGATAGTTCAAGTCGCTTTAGCTGGTGTTCAACTCTTAGCGTTAGGTCTAATTGGCGAGTATTTGGGAAGAGTATTTATGGAGGTAAAACGTAGACCTGTTTACTTAATAAGCGAAGTGGAACAACAACTCAGTTGCCACAAGGATCGTTCACCGCAGAACGTCAGCTATCTGGAATCGATGCGATGA
- a CDS encoding HPr family phosphocarrier protein — translation MTKLERQVTICNKLGLHARAATKLAILASEFDAQVTIIQGDKKASAASVLGLLMLETGIGKTITLIGEGRDANAALDAICALVDAKFDEAS, via the coding sequence ATGACTAAACTAGAGCGTCAAGTCACAATATGCAACAAATTAGGGCTTCATGCCCGTGCGGCGACTAAACTTGCCATACTGGCATCAGAATTTGATGCCCAAGTAACCATAATACAAGGTGATAAAAAAGCCTCCGCAGCAAGTGTATTGGGCTTATTAATGTTAGAAACAGGCATAGGTAAAACCATCACCCTAATCGGAGAAGGTCGAGATGCCAATGCAGCACTCGATGCTATATGTGCTCTGGTTGATGCCAAATTTGATGAAGCCAGCTAA
- a CDS encoding glycosyltransferase family 39 protein, with amino-acid sequence MIRHVKSLSLTHHSLIVLLFVLCARLISLGLYPLMDTTEARYGEMARLMVETGNWLTPLFDYGTPFWGKPPLHTWMSALGIELFGLSEFAVRSPHWLAAIAVLFLLGYFAKQMKISAIQLAILLATTSVFYVSAGAVMTDMALTLGMTLAMVGFYLCWQGRYAWGYLGFVGLAIGLLAKGPVVLVLMGLAVGPWLIWQYGLVKPWKQLYLRVPLLSGTVLLLLLSLPWFFMAEQATPGFLQYFIIGEHWLRFVDSGWQGDLYGSAHDEVRGTIWLFFIVSALPWSLFIPRALWRLWQVTPGFDKQTKFFICWMLSPLILFTFAGNILPAYVLPGIPGMGLLLAYGWRDERIPQLEVIGLCVSVLMLVAVVVLNLGPVKQKSDKWLLAQRMNHIATYYWRENRFSSRFYSQGKAAVLKTEDELTKVSDAPFYLVVKTENLNDLKMFSTCAMTKKVTDKRLLLCGT; translated from the coding sequence ATGATAAGACATGTAAAATCACTATCCTTGACTCATCATTCCTTGATTGTTTTATTGTTTGTTTTATGTGCACGCTTGATATCGCTTGGGCTATATCCCCTGATGGATACGACAGAGGCGAGATACGGTGAAATGGCCAGATTGATGGTGGAGACTGGTAATTGGCTCACTCCCTTGTTTGATTACGGAACACCTTTTTGGGGCAAGCCTCCTTTACATACTTGGATGAGTGCGTTGGGAATTGAGCTATTTGGCCTCTCTGAATTTGCTGTGCGCTCACCTCATTGGTTGGCGGCGATTGCGGTATTATTTTTGCTTGGCTACTTTGCTAAACAAATGAAAATATCGGCTATACAGCTTGCCATTTTACTGGCGACAACCTCAGTTTTTTACGTTAGTGCTGGTGCTGTTATGACCGATATGGCACTGACTTTAGGCATGACCTTAGCTATGGTTGGTTTTTATCTGTGCTGGCAGGGAAGGTATGCTTGGGGTTACTTAGGTTTTGTTGGCTTAGCTATCGGTTTATTGGCCAAGGGGCCGGTTGTTTTGGTCTTAATGGGATTGGCTGTAGGGCCTTGGTTAATATGGCAATATGGATTAGTTAAGCCATGGAAGCAACTGTATCTAAGGGTTCCACTGCTTAGCGGGACTGTGCTTTTGTTACTATTAAGTTTACCTTGGTTTTTTATGGCTGAGCAGGCTACACCGGGTTTTTTACAGTATTTTATCATTGGAGAGCACTGGCTAAGGTTTGTTGATAGTGGCTGGCAGGGTGATCTTTATGGTTCTGCTCATGACGAAGTGAGAGGGACAATCTGGTTATTCTTTATCGTATCGGCCTTGCCATGGTCTTTATTTATTCCAAGGGCATTATGGCGCCTATGGCAAGTAACCCCAGGGTTTGATAAGCAAACTAAGTTCTTTATTTGCTGGATGTTATCACCACTTATTTTGTTTACGTTTGCTGGTAATATATTACCCGCCTACGTGTTACCGGGAATACCGGGCATGGGCTTGCTCTTAGCTTATGGATGGCGTGATGAAAGGATCCCTCAGCTTGAGGTCATTGGCTTATGTGTCAGTGTATTGATGCTCGTGGCTGTTGTTGTACTCAATCTTGGGCCTGTAAAGCAGAAGAGTGATAAATGGTTGCTCGCTCAGCGGATGAATCATATTGCGACGTATTATTGGCGAGAAAATCGCTTCTCATCAAGATTCTATAGTCAGGGAAAAGCTGCTGTATTGAAGACTGAAGACGAGTTGACAAAAGTGTCTGATGCCCCTTTCTATTTAGTGGTGAAAACAGAAAATCTGAATGATTTAAAGATGTTTTCTACATGCGCGATGACCAAGAAAGTTACTGACAAGCGTTTACTTTTATGCGGTACATAG
- the mgtE gene encoding magnesium transporter produces the protein MPIEILNNELTDHRLNQLTKALSSGMFVHVRNMLHAMATSDIAFILESSPPKTRQVLWQLIDPEQTGEVLDELGEDLKDNLIKQMSPERLAKATEGMDTDDLAYILRSLPDSIFNQVLHSMSSQDRDRVEQALSYPEDTAGSIMNTDTVTLRPDVNIDVILRYLRIRGELPDATDTLYVVDKQDRLLGGVKLSALLTCDPNSSIKDVMDAKHEAIHVDMSDTEVAQLFERHDWISAPIIDYNNKLLGRITIDDVVDVIREDAEHSMMGMAGMDDDADTFGPVLKSTFQRSLWLTINLFAALLAASVSNIFEATLEQFATIAVLMTIVPSMGGVAGNQTLALVIRGIALGQIGPSNSRWLIGKELAIGFLNGLLWSVFVFIAIWVWKEDLALGALIGGAMLINMTIAGFAGACIPLLLKKMNIDPALAGGMALTTVTDVIGLFAFLGLATLFLLH, from the coding sequence ATGCCAATTGAAATATTAAACAATGAGCTCACGGATCACCGACTAAACCAACTCACTAAAGCACTAAGCAGCGGTATGTTTGTCCACGTCAGAAATATGCTCCATGCCATGGCAACCTCTGACATTGCTTTTATTCTGGAATCATCACCACCTAAAACACGCCAGGTTTTATGGCAACTTATCGACCCAGAGCAAACGGGTGAAGTGCTCGATGAACTTGGTGAAGATCTCAAAGATAACTTGATCAAACAGATGAGCCCTGAGCGTCTTGCAAAAGCAACCGAGGGGATGGACACAGACGATCTCGCCTATATTTTACGTAGTCTACCCGACAGTATATTCAATCAAGTACTTCACTCAATGAGTAGCCAAGATAGGGATAGAGTAGAGCAAGCACTTTCTTATCCCGAAGATACTGCTGGCAGCATCATGAATACCGACACTGTCACACTTAGGCCCGATGTTAATATCGATGTGATCTTACGGTACTTAAGGATCAGGGGAGAACTTCCTGACGCCACAGACACCTTATATGTGGTCGATAAGCAAGACAGGTTACTAGGCGGAGTTAAGCTATCGGCCCTGCTAACCTGCGATCCAAATTCATCAATAAAAGACGTTATGGATGCCAAACACGAAGCAATTCATGTTGATATGTCAGATACTGAAGTCGCACAACTCTTTGAACGCCATGATTGGATATCAGCCCCAATTATTGATTATAATAACAAGCTATTAGGTCGTATAACCATAGATGATGTCGTTGATGTTATAAGAGAAGATGCTGAACATTCAATGATGGGCATGGCAGGTATGGATGATGATGCGGACACTTTCGGTCCGGTACTAAAAAGTACATTTCAACGCTCACTGTGGCTTACCATTAATCTATTTGCCGCGCTCTTGGCTGCCTCTGTGAGTAATATATTTGAAGCTACTTTAGAGCAATTTGCTACCATTGCAGTATTAATGACCATAGTGCCAAGTATGGGCGGTGTGGCTGGCAACCAAACTTTAGCACTCGTCATACGCGGAATTGCCTTAGGACAAATAGGCCCAAGTAACTCGCGATGGTTGATTGGTAAAGAACTTGCTATCGGTTTCCTTAATGGCCTTCTCTGGTCAGTATTTGTCTTTATTGCTATTTGGGTGTGGAAAGAAGATCTAGCCTTAGGTGCACTTATTGGCGGTGCCATGTTAATCAATATGACCATAGCAGGCTTTGCAGGTGCATGTATTCCTTTACTGCTTAAGAAAATGAATATAGATCCTGCACTTGCTGGTGGCATGGCACTCACCACCGTCACCGATGTCATTGGTCTATTTGCCTTTCTAGGATTAGCTACACTTTTTTTGCTTCATTAA
- the rapZ gene encoding RNase adapter RapZ has translation MKLVMVSGRSGSGKSVVLRVLEDLGYYCVDNLPLTLMDKLLEQLKGSTELVAISVDVRNIHETELKTQLSKLPEGTELLSFFLNSRDDILLKRYSETRRLHPLSRSKTSLKEAIDQERVLLEPVSKLVDHYIDTSNLNIYDLNNKIREILLGYVDKELVINFESFGFKYGMPVEADFMFDVRFLPNPHWEPDLRPMTGLDEPVQLFLSQQPTVNKFIWQIENLLETWLPHLERNNRSYLTIAIGCTGGQHRSVYVTDQLAKLFSNSKHTVQARHRELSND, from the coding sequence ATGAAACTGGTTATGGTATCCGGCCGTTCCGGATCGGGTAAATCTGTTGTCCTTAGGGTATTGGAGGATCTAGGCTACTACTGTGTCGACAATCTTCCTCTAACATTGATGGACAAGTTACTTGAACAGCTCAAAGGAAGCACTGAGCTTGTCGCTATTAGCGTAGATGTTCGTAATATACACGAGACTGAATTAAAGACACAACTTTCAAAGTTACCTGAGGGCACTGAACTGTTAAGTTTTTTTCTCAATTCTAGAGATGATATTCTGCTTAAACGTTACAGTGAAACTCGTCGCCTCCACCCGCTATCGAGAAGTAAAACATCACTAAAGGAGGCCATAGATCAAGAACGAGTATTATTGGAGCCCGTCTCTAAACTGGTTGATCATTATATCGATACCTCAAATCTCAATATTTATGATCTGAATAATAAAATAAGAGAAATTTTATTAGGTTACGTAGATAAAGAGTTGGTGATCAACTTTGAATCTTTTGGATTTAAATATGGCATGCCAGTAGAAGCGGATTTCATGTTTGATGTCCGATTTTTACCGAATCCACATTGGGAACCCGATCTCAGACCAATGACGGGACTCGATGAACCTGTGCAGCTTTTCTTAAGTCAACAACCGACAGTGAATAAGTTTATTTGGCAGATTGAAAACCTGCTGGAAACCTGGCTGCCACACCTAGAACGCAACAACCGTAGCTATCTCACGATTGCCATTGGATGTACCGGCGGTCAACATAGATCTGTCTATGTCACTGATCAGCTAGCTAAACTCTTTAGTAATAGTAAACATACAGTCCAAGCCCGCCACCGTGAATTAAGCAATGACTAA
- the hpf gene encoding ribosome hibernation promoting factor, producing the protein MQINVTGHHIEITKSLRQYIEEKFSKLERHFDQINNVHVILNVQKMQQKAEAKLHLAGGEVFATSEHTDMYTAIDSLIDKLDRQVIKHKEKQIKH; encoded by the coding sequence ATGCAAATAAACGTCACTGGGCATCACATTGAAATTACTAAATCATTACGTCAATATATTGAAGAAAAATTTTCAAAGCTTGAACGACATTTCGATCAGATCAATAATGTGCACGTTATTTTAAATGTTCAGAAAATGCAGCAGAAAGCAGAGGCTAAACTCCACCTTGCTGGTGGTGAAGTTTTTGCAACCTCAGAACACACTGACATGTATACTGCAATCGACTCCCTGATAGATAAGCTCGACCGTCAGGTTATTAAACACAAAGAGAAGCAAATAAAACATTAA
- a CDS encoding GtrA family protein, with amino-acid sequence MTQLKYLMVGGASFIVDVLIFILMYQYLGFPIVEARLVAFGAALTLTWLGNRLFTFSYRQQLPKRKQFITVLILACIAGLINLSVFYLLSEWSPPTALTSPIYLALGVLSGLVINWVGANYLVFRNV; translated from the coding sequence TTGACGCAATTGAAGTACCTAATGGTAGGTGGAGCGAGTTTTATTGTTGATGTGTTGATATTTATCTTAATGTATCAATATCTTGGGTTTCCTATTGTGGAAGCCAGACTGGTCGCTTTTGGTGCTGCTTTGACGTTAACTTGGTTGGGGAACCGATTATTTACTTTCTCTTATCGGCAGCAACTCCCCAAAAGAAAGCAATTTATCACTGTGCTTATTCTTGCTTGTATCGCTGGCTTGATTAACCTTAGTGTTTTTTATTTACTGAGTGAGTGGAGCCCACCGACGGCATTGACCAGCCCTATTTATCTGGCACTAGGTGTATTATCAGGGTTGGTGATTAACTGGGTTGGCGCAAACTATCTGGTATTTAGGAATGTATAG
- the ptsN gene encoding PTS IIA-like nitrogen regulatory protein PtsN produces the protein MELSTILQPECTTCATPGSKKKVLELISDLIAAQYPSLSSQEIFESLLTREKMGSTGIGNGIAIPHGRLTNISHPVAVFIKCEEPIPFDSIDNQPVDILFALLVPADQCEQHLSTLSAMAQKLNDKVILKQLRKTQDGSELYQVITQ, from the coding sequence ATGGAATTAAGTACCATCCTGCAGCCGGAGTGCACAACTTGCGCCACTCCGGGCAGTAAGAAAAAAGTACTGGAACTCATCAGCGATCTTATTGCTGCCCAGTACCCTAGCCTTTCCTCTCAAGAGATTTTTGAAAGTCTTTTAACGAGAGAGAAAATGGGCAGCACAGGTATAGGTAATGGTATAGCGATTCCACATGGAAGGTTAACCAATATTAGTCACCCCGTTGCAGTATTTATTAAATGCGAGGAGCCAATCCCTTTTGATTCAATTGATAATCAGCCGGTAGATATATTATTTGCACTACTAGTGCCTGCTGATCAATGTGAACAGCACTTAAGCACCTTGTCTGCTATGGCGCAGAAACTGAACGATAAAGTAATTTTAAAACAATTACGAAAAACACAAGATGGATCAGAACTTTATCAGGTGATAACACAATGA
- a CDS encoding response regulator transcription factor — translation MALTQLLIIEDSPDVAGILADFFEAQGVEVDFASNGELGYKLALEGCFDVIILDLMLPKMDGLTVAKNLRRMGCTTPIVMLTALNDKQDMLSGFSSGADDYLAKPFDLDVLNARVTALINRHQGKVAQAVLQFGSLTLDTATHQVHRNGKKLVLTPTCYQILQYLMHKAPNIVKREALIEELWGNTPPSNDILRSHMYQLRNQIDKPFDTPMLMTIPKVGFKLEAAE, via the coding sequence ATGGCACTCACACAACTACTCATTATTGAAGATAGCCCTGATGTCGCGGGGATACTGGCAGATTTTTTTGAGGCGCAGGGAGTTGAAGTCGATTTTGCATCTAATGGTGAGCTCGGCTATAAGTTGGCACTCGAAGGATGTTTCGATGTCATAATCTTAGATCTCATGCTGCCTAAAATGGACGGCTTAACAGTGGCCAAAAATCTTAGGCGCATGGGCTGTACAACCCCTATTGTGATGTTAACCGCACTGAACGATAAACAGGATATGTTATCTGGTTTTTCTTCTGGAGCCGATGACTACCTCGCCAAACCCTTCGACTTAGATGTACTCAATGCAAGAGTAACTGCTTTAATTAACCGTCATCAAGGCAAAGTAGCTCAAGCCGTACTGCAATTTGGCTCACTAACACTCGATACCGCGACCCATCAAGTGCATCGCAATGGCAAAAAGCTCGTACTCACACCTACATGCTATCAAATATTACAGTACCTTATGCACAAAGCACCTAATATCGTGAAACGCGAAGCACTTATCGAAGAACTATGGGGCAATACGCCACCAAGTAATGACATTTTACGTAGCCATATGTACCAGTTGCGAAATCAGATCGATAAGCCTTTCGATACCCCAATGCTGATGACAATCCCTAAGGTTGGGTTTAAACTAGAGGCAGCAGAATGA
- a CDS encoding HAMP domain-containing sensor histidine kinase has translation MMKFSSQSDKRSVNTLTQKISLYFATIAIVVAALLFIFSQSVLSWLEDELNRRVLEKSADPIISQFIKGKKSPLVVANNITAYNNLHFLPAEYAYLTQYPVGFLDEIENNDSHGLFIYRTEYLNNQQLTPLLLLMDAEQAELSDTEWRNINLASILVMLLLFILFGYAIAKLTRRLITPVNQLSKQLKSENSSHPFSVPTGSVTEFKELASSLNYYRSQNELLISQEQAFAKYASHELRTPLTIIQGATKLLELKGDADFNTRQRKRIAKAATDMNHTIEALLSLVKHEQGNESNSNRIFKQTEIEHIIEYIQPLADSKSISITLILNAEPSIQPSIAVMRMLLSNLLSNAINASDSGEIIIVINKHDISVLDTGNGLNQNENQEGHGLGLLIVDALCQRYHWKFKLSSKDPIGCIASLSF, from the coding sequence ATGATGAAATTTTCAAGCCAGTCAGACAAACGCTCTGTCAATACCTTAACGCAAAAAATCAGTCTTTATTTTGCCACCATTGCCATTGTCGTGGCCGCGCTACTGTTTATCTTTAGCCAATCGGTTCTATCTTGGTTAGAAGATGAATTAAATAGAAGAGTATTAGAAAAAAGTGCTGATCCGATCATATCGCAATTTATTAAAGGAAAAAAATCACCTTTAGTCGTTGCAAATAATATAACCGCTTACAATAATTTACATTTCTTGCCCGCTGAATATGCTTATTTAACACAATATCCGGTGGGCTTTCTCGACGAGATAGAAAATAATGACAGCCACGGCTTATTTATCTATCGCACTGAATACTTAAATAATCAGCAGCTCACTCCACTTCTTTTACTCATGGACGCTGAACAAGCTGAACTTTCAGACACTGAATGGCGTAATATTAACCTCGCCTCTATTTTAGTGATGTTACTGCTTTTCATCCTATTTGGTTATGCTATTGCCAAGCTCACCAGACGCTTAATTACACCTGTTAATCAATTAAGCAAGCAACTAAAATCAGAAAATAGTAGTCACCCATTTTCAGTACCAACTGGCTCTGTGACTGAATTTAAAGAATTAGCCTCTAGCCTTAACTATTATCGCTCTCAAAACGAACTGTTAATTAGTCAAGAACAAGCCTTTGCTAAATATGCTAGCCATGAACTCAGAACCCCATTAACCATTATTCAGGGTGCGACTAAATTACTTGAATTGAAAGGCGATGCCGACTTTAATACGAGGCAAAGAAAGAGAATAGCTAAAGCTGCCACTGATATGAACCACACCATCGAAGCATTGTTAAGCTTAGTCAAGCATGAGCAAGGCAATGAATCGAACAGTAACCGAATATTTAAGCAAACAGAAATTGAACACATCATTGAGTACATACAACCTTTAGCTGATTCCAAATCAATCTCTATTACATTAATTTTAAACGCTGAACCAAGTATTCAACCGAGCATAGCTGTCATGCGCATGTTACTTAGCAACTTACTCAGCAATGCCATCAACGCCAGTGATTCAGGCGAAATTATCATTGTCATTAATAAGCATGATATCAGTGTCCTTGATACGGGTAATGGCCTCAATCAAAATGAAAACCAAGAAGGTCATGGACTCGGCTTATTAATTGTTGATGCCTTATGCCAACGCTACCACTGGAAATTTAAGCTATCGTCAAAAGATCCCATAGGTTGCATTGCCAGTTTGAGTTTTTGA
- a CDS encoding OmpA family protein codes for MLISKNYFAVKAVLACSLIALPGCQTTNPYTNESQNAKAMNGSIIGAITGAAIGVASSSKSDRGKGALIGAASGAALGGGIGYYMDTQEAELRKKLQSTGVSVTRSGDNIVLNMPNEVTFGVDETNLSAGAKNVLNSVALVAKEYDETRLNVLGYTDSSGSESYNLRLSKVRAVEVADYLVSQKVEYSRVKSDGVGEARPIASNANEEGRAKNRRVEIVLSPLT; via the coding sequence ATGCTTATTTCTAAAAATTATTTTGCTGTGAAGGCTGTGTTAGCGTGTTCACTTATCGCGTTGCCTGGTTGCCAGACAACAAACCCGTACACTAATGAATCGCAAAATGCGAAAGCGATGAACGGTAGTATTATTGGTGCGATCACAGGGGCTGCGATAGGTGTAGCCTCTTCGAGTAAGAGTGACCGAGGTAAAGGGGCATTAATCGGCGCAGCGTCAGGTGCTGCATTAGGTGGGGGTATTGGTTACTACATGGATACTCAAGAAGCCGAATTAAGAAAGAAGCTTCAATCTACAGGTGTCAGCGTGACGCGCAGTGGCGATAATATCGTACTAAACATGCCCAATGAAGTGACATTTGGTGTTGATGAAACGAATCTGAGCGCTGGGGCTAAAAATGTACTAAATAGTGTCGCTCTTGTTGCTAAAGAATACGATGAAACACGCTTAAATGTACTTGGATATACTGATAGCTCAGGTTCTGAGTCTTATAATTTGAGGCTATCTAAAGTACGTGCAGTGGAAGTCGCAGATTATTTAGTTTCTCAAAAGGTTGAATATTCTAGAGTTAAATCAGATGGTGTGGGTGAAGCAAGACCTATAGCCTCTAATGCTAACGAAGAGGGAAGGGCTAAAAATCGTCGAGTTGAAATTGTGCTTAGCCCACTGACGTAA
- a CDS encoding VCBS repeat-containing protein: MNLSYLSFLYSILVGMVIFSCELDAASGKRDLMQVEQVIQAPFQLTHSLLAADLLSTQGKELIVFGIDERLQKWLGVYAFDGVKKQYILAHKVAIPASFYGFDLSDEVKDIKGAQALYFLSNEQVFKYTPRNEEIPFKVISDVASIIKQSRTDYLRHIDFVRDLNGDGLADILVGDFDHARVFMAKEDGGFKQQKLMIKADVNMFQDSIGYTNPTLYIADMTLDGRSDIINIGEGELEIYRQTKEGMFEEIATFFPIRQAISGIDWWLKRDAFGESLDQSELTYRKVETIRDINHDGLTDLVLRYTKSTGVLDRVNDYEILLGEEKEGKLVFPKKASSVIHAEGTLTDLQFIDIDNDGKLEVMVAGFDIGVAQIIGALLSGSIDQDVYLFKMNNQDRFTKKPNIVKQVELNFSLSSGHSGSPVVKFADFNGDERQDILLSEGDRSLNIFLGTGEQSLLQKRSDELDVRLPKEGDMLTIFDLNEDGKDDILIKYGRQDEAQLLSQFRIILFH, translated from the coding sequence ATGAATCTATCTTATTTATCCTTCTTATATTCGATATTGGTTGGTATGGTCATTTTTTCTTGTGAGCTAGATGCTGCTTCAGGTAAGCGCGATCTTATGCAAGTAGAGCAAGTTATTCAAGCGCCTTTTCAGTTGACACATTCCTTGCTCGCAGCAGATCTACTTTCAACTCAAGGTAAAGAGTTGATCGTTTTTGGTATTGATGAACGCCTGCAAAAATGGTTAGGAGTTTATGCTTTTGATGGCGTAAAAAAACAATATATCTTAGCCCATAAAGTGGCGATCCCTGCTTCATTTTATGGATTTGATCTCAGTGACGAAGTTAAAGATATTAAGGGAGCACAGGCACTGTACTTTTTATCAAATGAGCAAGTTTTTAAGTACACCCCAAGGAATGAAGAAATTCCTTTTAAAGTCATTAGCGATGTTGCTTCGATCATCAAACAGTCTAGGACTGATTATCTTCGCCATATTGATTTTGTGCGTGATTTAAATGGTGATGGTCTAGCCGATATTTTAGTGGGGGATTTTGATCATGCTAGGGTCTTTATGGCCAAAGAGGACGGAGGGTTTAAACAACAAAAATTAATGATAAAAGCTGACGTTAATATGTTTCAAGATAGTATAGGTTATACCAATCCTACTCTTTATATTGCTGATATGACATTAGATGGCCGTAGCGATATTATTAACATTGGCGAAGGTGAGTTAGAGATTTATCGGCAAACTAAGGAGGGTATGTTCGAAGAAATAGCGACCTTTTTTCCCATTAGGCAAGCGATTAGCGGTATCGATTGGTGGTTAAAACGTGATGCGTTTGGTGAATCTTTAGATCAAAGTGAACTGACCTATCGAAAAGTTGAAACGATCAGGGATATTAATCATGATGGACTTACAGATTTAGTATTACGCTACACAAAAAGTACAGGTGTATTAGATAGAGTCAATGATTACGAAATACTGCTCGGTGAGGAAAAAGAAGGGAAACTGGTTTTTCCAAAGAAGGCCAGTAGTGTTATTCACGCAGAGGGGACATTAACAGATTTACAGTTTATTGACATTGATAATGATGGCAAATTAGAGGTGATGGTTGCTGGATTTGATATTGGTGTAGCTCAAATTATTGGGGCTTTGCTATCAGGGAGTATAGATCAAGATGTTTACCTATTTAAGATGAATAACCAAGATCGTTTTACTAAAAAACCGAATATTGTCAAACAAGTTGAATTAAATTTTAGTTTAAGCTCTGGTCACAGTGGTAGCCCTGTTGTTAAATTTGCCGATTTTAACGGTGATGAACGACAAGATATTTTGTTGTCAGAAGGTGACAGGAGCTTGAACATATTCCTAGGAACGGGTGAACAATCATTATTACAAAAACGCAGTGATGAGCTTGACGTTCGTTTACCAAAAGAGGGAGATATGCTCACTATATTTGATCTTAATGAGGATGGTAAAGATGACATATTGATTAAATATGGACGTCAGGATGAGGCACAATTATTGTCCCAATTTAGGATCATTTTGTTTCATTGA